Genomic DNA from Paenibacillus donghaensis:
CGGAGTGCCGAGAATTACCTTCAGTCCTTGCATGCTGGCAAGATCGATAGCACGGTCAAATAAGTCAAAGCTATATACTCCTTCCTCTGGTTCAAAGAAATTCCATGCAAACTCTCCCATGCGCACAACGTTAAAACCCATTTCCCGCATACGTTTGTAATCATCAGCCCACATGTCTTCCGGCCACTGTTCAGGGTAGTAGCACACACCTAAATTAAAACTCTCTCCTGGAATCAATCTTGACATGATCATCTTCTCCTTGGTCTAAATTAAGATGCAGCAGCTTCAATTATATCGATTATAATAAGGTATTATACATGTATTAGAGACATTTTATCCCCGGTAAAGGGACTTTTTCTTTGATTTGGGCTATACTATGCTTAATCCCATCATGTGAGGAAGAATCCAATGAAACGTATCAATAAGTTATTTGAAAGTCAATTTCTACTAGATCCTAATCTACATATGTGGGTAAACCGGTTTACGGAGGATTTTACGGTCCCCTATCATGAGCATGATTTTATTGAATATTGTTATGTTGCCGAGGGTAATGGTTTCCATCATATTGAGCAGGAGATATTCCCCATTCACAAAGGCCAGTTGTTTGTAGTACCAATTGGTGTGGCCCATGTGTTCAGACCCGTTACTCCTGCAAGGTCCAGTAAGCCACCCGTCGTCTATAATTGTATGATCGATCTCCACCTGGTTGCACAATTGTCAAGGTTTCAAGAACAGAGGATTCAAGAGCATTTATCATCTCTGGGAAATAAAAATACATCCTATTTCTCTGTCATTGACCGTGATGGGGCTATCGAGAACCTTATGGTGCAACTGCAACGGGAAGTATCCATAAATGATCCCGGATCGATAACGATGCTTCATTCCCTCCTAAACCAACTTATAGTTATTGTGTACAGACGGATACATACGGATGCTGATGCTCCTGCCACCAAAACTGCTGATTTCAATCATGTAATTCATTTCCTGGAGCAGAACTTTAATCAAGCGATCACACTAACGGAATTGTCTCGTTATTCAGGATGGACCACTAGACATCTTCAGCGCTTGTTCCTAAAGCACACTGGGCAATCCTTCCACTCCTTACTTCAGCATCTACGGATTCAGAAAAGCTGTGAAATGCTGCGCAACAGCAGTCTAAAGATCGGCTTGATTTCGGAATTAGTTGGTTATCGCAGCATTGACTCGTTCAACTCGGTCTTTAAAAGAAACGTCGGGCTGACACCTTCAGAATACCGTAAATCTTCTACCTCTTGATCTCCCGAAAAGCACTTTGTCCGCCGATTGACAAACTGCTTATTAAGCATTAACTCAATGCTAGTTAGCCTCCCGTATATACTTCGGATAATTTTAGTGGGTCGCAGCTTAAGGTGGCAGCCCGATGATGTACATGGAGTAACAAAAAATGCATAGATCAGACCTTGCCCGCGCATTACGAATCAAACTAGGTTTGACACGATAGTTACCCTAATGATATTCAACTATCATTCAGGCATTATCGTTTTCCACGTAAAGAACGTCATTAAACCTATTAGCCGTATGGCTGATTTAATCACTATAATCTGACCTGCAATCCAGCGCATCACTGGAGCAGCCAATGCTCTAGTGATGTTTGAATAATCTTCGACTCTAATATCGTATAGGGAAGCAGTCATCCGATAAACCGGATTTATAGCCTATGTTGGCATCAAATTTATCAGCTAACCATGCACACTCGTCAATGTTCAATCTCTCGTTGAACTTCACCTATTCTCCACTTCCCAGCATTGAGTACAATCTCAATGAATAATAATTCCAAATTCCCAACAAAGGCACCATTTAATTTTTTTGGAGTGTGGTACGAAAGAAGGAGTATAGTTTTTTAATATCCACTTAATGAGTTCATCTAATTTCTCCTTCTTGATTCAGTCGAAGACTGGGAATTTTAAAAAGAGCGGTTCTTTAACAGAACCGCTCTTTGAATCCTATTGGATACCTTGCTTGGTCACTTCTTCATTTACTTCATTAATAGCAGCCTGCAGACCTTTAGAATTATAACCTTCAACAATTTTCTTCCATTGAGCTATAGGATCATCTTTACCAATGACAACATTAACAATATCATCCACCACATTCAGCGAACCAAGTTTGTTTTTCGCTGGAGTAGAAAGCAGCATTACATCAAAATTTATAGGTGCTGGTATATCTTCCTTCTTAAACTTGTTAAACGTATCAATAACACCCTGTTCAATCTTAGCCATTTCAGCGTTCGAATTTACAACTTTCTTACCTGTGTAAATAAAGCCGTTATTCCATTGTCCAAGGAAAGAGAAGTTCTTGGTAATAGGATACTTGTCTCCTAAGTTCTGATCATCGCTCAGCAAAGAAATAGATTTTCCATCTTCAACCTTGTAATCCGTCCCCTCGATACCATTTTGAGGTAACACAAGATATTCATCAGATACTAGGTAATCCATAAGTTTCAAAGCTCTTTCAAACTTCACATCGTCCAACTTGTTCGAGAAATAGGTTTCTGACCAGTAAGGTGTTTCAACAAAAGTATATCGCTTCCCATCTGCAGCCGGCCAAATGTTCATGTAGCCGATAGCTTTAGATGCACTTACAGTTGGGTTTGCTTTCTCAAACTGGCTCAACTGATCAATAGTTAACAATGGTAAGCCGTAAACCGCAAAACTTTGCCCGGCAAGAAATTTAGAAACTCCATCAGCATCTTTTTGAATGGCAAAATCTTTATCCAGAATACCATTGGTATATAAAGTTCTCAGTTGCTCTATTCCTGTGTATGCTTTGGTAGAAGTATAGGAAGGGATCCATTTGCCATCTTCTTTCACCCAAGATCTAGTATTTGAAAGTTCTGGAAAGCTTCCAAGGAACTGCGTCATAAGATAGGACTTGTTATTAGTCGTAAGCCCATTAATCTCAGGATGTTTCACCATAACAGCTTGAGTCATTTCCACAAATTCTTCAAAGCTAGAAGGGTCATTGGTATACCCGGCTTCAGCCGCCCAATCTTTCCGATAACGAATGGATCTGTCCAAAGCCCAATCGCTAGAATCTGCATAGGTCATTCTTGGAATCATGTAAAATTTACCATCTATCTTCAAAGGTTGTACCGATGGCAAGGAAAAGATTTTTTGCAGATTTGGATATGCACTCAAGTCTTCTGGCAATGCTTTAATCACCCCTTGTTTTGCCCAGGTCTGGTATAGTCCAGGATTATCGGTAGCTATCGCGTTCGCAAAAATATCCGGCAACTGATTAGACGCTGCCCACACCTTAATTTTATCCATCCAATCGTTCCATGTAATTTGAATGGGTTTAATGGAGATATTCAATTGGGATTCCAAATTGTTATTAATCGTGTCATTGGCTGCATTTGGAGCCTCGAACCCTGTTTGGATATCCCATACTGCTACGCTTAATTCTATCTGCTTGCTCTGAGTGTCTTCACTAATCGCCCCTTCATTAACTTGAGTTTTATTCCCGCTTTCCTTACTGCAGCCAGACAAAATAGAAAATGCAACCAATAAACCGGCGAGTGCTAATATTGTCTTTTTCTTTTTATTCATAAAATCCAATCCCCCTTGTAGTTGTTTATCATCATGGTATTTAACCATAATAATTAGCCTTTGACAGACCCCATCATGATTCCAGCGTTGAAGTATTTCTGCACAAATGGATAAATCATCAGAATAGGAACAGCCGAAACGATGATCATGGCAGATTTTACGGAATCAGCATACACACTTTGTACACCTGCTGCAAGTTGTGCACCTGTTGTATTAGTAAGCGATTGACTAAGATTAGTGATTGCGTCACGCAGTATCAATTGCAAGGGTTGCAGACTGGTGTCGTTAATAAACAACATAGGCAGCCACCATTCATTCCAACGATCTACGGCGTAAAAGAGAGTCATAGTCGCTATTATTGGTAATGAAATGGGGACGATGATGCGGAATAAAATACGGATATCGTTAGCTCCGTCAATTTTAGCCGATTCCTCAATAGCTGGATCAATTGTACTAAAAAAGTTTTTCATAAGAATTAAGTTAAATGCATTCACAGCTACAGGAAGAATCATAACCAGAAGATTATTTTGCAGATGAAGCTTTTGAATAGTGAGATAAAATGGAATCAACCCGCCAGAGAAAAACATTGTAAAAACTATACCTGTAAATATAATATTTCTTCCCGGCATTCCTTTCTTGGACAATGCATAAGCACCCGCAGTCGTTATCAACATGCTTACTAAAGTACCCACAATAGTCACAATTACAGAGATATAAATACCCTGCGTTACTTTTCCTTCGTTAAAGATATAGATATATGATGAGAAATCAAAAGATTTTGGAAAAAGGAATATCCCGCCGGCTTTTTTATCAAGGATGGTCGAGAATGACAACATCAAGGTTTGATAAAACGGAAATACAGTTATAATAGCACCGATGCCAAGTATCAAAGCAATAATTATGTTGGATAGTGATAAACGCTTCAATACAGCCCCTCCTCTTTAAATACATGGGTTACCACAAAATTCGCACTAAACAGGAGCAAACAATTTATTACTGATTTGAGTAAGCCGACTGTCGTTGAAAATCCAAAACCAGTGGCATCTGTAAATGCGCTTCGATACACGAAAGTATCCAAAATGTCTGCTCGATTATATACCGCTGAGTTATACAAGTTAAATATCTGGTCAAATCCGCCGTTCATTATGCCCCCAACTGCCAAGATGAGAAGAATGGCCGCAGTGCCCTTAAGGGCTGGCCAAGTAATGGATTTAATTTGCTGGAATCTTCCCGCTCCATCAATGGAAGCTGCCTCATATAATTCAGGATTTATGCCTGCAATGGCTGCGAGATAAATAATAGAGGACC
This window encodes:
- a CDS encoding AraC family transcriptional regulator, yielding MKRINKLFESQFLLDPNLHMWVNRFTEDFTVPYHEHDFIEYCYVAEGNGFHHIEQEIFPIHKGQLFVVPIGVAHVFRPVTPARSSKPPVVYNCMIDLHLVAQLSRFQEQRIQEHLSSLGNKNTSYFSVIDRDGAIENLMVQLQREVSINDPGSITMLHSLLNQLIVIVYRRIHTDADAPATKTADFNHVIHFLEQNFNQAITLTELSRYSGWTTRHLQRLFLKHTGQSFHSLLQHLRIQKSCEMLRNSSLKIGLISELVGYRSIDSFNSVFKRNVGLTPSEYRKSSTS
- a CDS encoding extracellular solute-binding protein produces the protein MNKKKKTILALAGLLVAFSILSGCSKESGNKTQVNEGAISEDTQSKQIELSVAVWDIQTGFEAPNAANDTINNNLESQLNISIKPIQITWNDWMDKIKVWAASNQLPDIFANAIATDNPGLYQTWAKQGVIKALPEDLSAYPNLQKIFSLPSVQPLKIDGKFYMIPRMTYADSSDWALDRSIRYRKDWAAEAGYTNDPSSFEEFVEMTQAVMVKHPEINGLTTNNKSYLMTQFLGSFPELSNTRSWVKEDGKWIPSYTSTKAYTGIEQLRTLYTNGILDKDFAIQKDADGVSKFLAGQSFAVYGLPLLTIDQLSQFEKANPTVSASKAIGYMNIWPAADGKRYTFVETPYWSETYFSNKLDDVKFERALKLMDYLVSDEYLVLPQNGIEGTDYKVEDGKSISLLSDDQNLGDKYPITKNFSFLGQWNNGFIYTGKKVVNSNAEMAKIEQGVIDTFNKFKKEDIPAPINFDVMLLSTPAKNKLGSLNVVDDIVNVVIGKDDPIAQWKKIVEGYNSKGLQAAINEVNEEVTKQGIQ
- a CDS encoding carbohydrate ABC transporter permease, with amino-acid sequence MKRLSLSNIIIALILGIGAIITVFPFYQTLMLSFSTILDKKAGGIFLFPKSFDFSSYIYIFNEGKVTQGIYISVIVTIVGTLVSMLITTAGAYALSKKGMPGRNIIFTGIVFTMFFSGGLIPFYLTIQKLHLQNNLLVMILPVAVNAFNLILMKNFFSTIDPAIEESAKIDGANDIRILFRIIVPISLPIIATMTLFYAVDRWNEWWLPMLFINDTSLQPLQLILRDAITNLSQSLTNTTGAQLAAGVQSVYADSVKSAMIIVSAVPILMIYPFVQKYFNAGIMMGSVKG